One segment of Herbaspirillum hiltneri N3 DNA contains the following:
- a CDS encoding ABC transporter substrate-binding protein — MKLKAMSLAVSTAAAAFAFAAPASAQISGDVIKIGFITDISGVYSDIDGQGGAEAIKFAIADMGGSINGKKIELVVADHQNKADVAASKSREWFDQQGVDVLIGGTNSGTALAMAKVANEKKKVFIENGAGSARLTNEECSPYTVHYAYDTVALAKGTGSAVVKQGGKSWFFLTADYAFGHSLESDTSNVVKASGGTVVGSVKHPLGASDFSSFLLQAQTSKAQIIGLANAGGDFINSVKAANEFGITKTAKLAGLLVFINDVHSLTPKLTQGMYLTDSWYWDTNDETRKFAKRYFEKQKKMPSSLQAADYSAALQYLQAVKAAGTDDSDKVMAQLRKTKFNDVFQKNGYLRADGRVVHDMYLYQVKTPAESKYPWDYYKLVQTIPGEQAWTTKAESKCSAWK; from the coding sequence ATGAAGTTAAAGGCAATGTCACTCGCCGTGTCGACTGCAGCAGCAGCGTTCGCATTCGCGGCACCGGCTTCGGCGCAAATTTCCGGAGACGTGATCAAGATCGGTTTCATCACCGACATCTCCGGCGTCTATTCGGACATCGACGGCCAGGGCGGTGCGGAAGCGATCAAGTTCGCGATCGCCGACATGGGCGGTTCGATCAACGGCAAGAAAATCGAACTGGTTGTCGCCGATCACCAGAACAAGGCTGACGTCGCCGCCAGCAAGTCGCGCGAATGGTTCGACCAGCAGGGCGTTGACGTCCTGATCGGCGGCACCAATTCCGGCACGGCGCTGGCAATGGCCAAGGTCGCCAACGAAAAGAAAAAGGTCTTCATCGAAAACGGCGCCGGCTCGGCTCGCCTGACCAATGAAGAATGCTCGCCTTACACCGTCCACTACGCCTACGACACCGTCGCGCTGGCCAAAGGCACCGGTTCGGCAGTCGTGAAGCAGGGCGGCAAGAGCTGGTTCTTCCTGACCGCCGACTACGCGTTCGGCCACTCGCTGGAAAGCGACACCAGCAACGTCGTCAAGGCATCGGGCGGCACGGTCGTGGGTTCGGTCAAGCATCCACTGGGCGCATCCGACTTCTCGTCCTTCCTGCTGCAGGCGCAGACTTCCAAGGCCCAGATCATCGGCCTGGCCAACGCCGGCGGCGACTTCATCAACTCGGTGAAGGCAGCCAACGAGTTCGGCATCACCAAGACCGCCAAGCTGGCCGGCCTGCTGGTGTTCATCAACGACGTGCACTCGCTGACGCCGAAGCTGACCCAGGGCATGTACCTGACCGACAGCTGGTACTGGGACACCAACGACGAGACTCGCAAGTTCGCCAAGCGCTACTTCGAAAAGCAAAAGAAGATGCCGTCGAGCCTGCAAGCGGCCGACTACTCCGCCGCGCTGCAATACCTGCAAGCGGTGAAGGCTGCCGGTACGGATGATTCGGACAAGGTCATGGCACAACTGCGCAAGACCAAGTTCAACGACGTGTTCCAGAAGAACGGCTACCTGCGCGCCGACGGCCGCGTGGTCCATGACATGTACCTGTACCAGGTCAAGACACCGGCCGAGTCCAAGTATCCATGGGACTACTACAAGCTGGTCCAGACCATCCCTGGAGAACAAGCCTGGACCACCAAGGCTGAATCCAAGTGCTCGGCCTGGAAATAA
- a CDS encoding ABC transporter ATP-binding protein, translating into MSTATMQQGGVASTGSGTAALEISDLQSWYGESHILHNVNLSVNKGEVVTLLGRNGAGRTTTLRSIMGLVGARKGSIKINGNETIAMPTYKIAHQGVGYCPEERGIFSSLSAEENLMLPPFVSKTDKGMSIEEIYDMFPNLKERRNSQGTRLSGGEQQMLAVARILRTGARLLLLDEISEGLAPVIVQALARMILMLKAKGYTIVMVEQNFRFAAPLADRFYVMEHGQIVESFASSELESKTQKLNELLGV; encoded by the coding sequence ATGAGCACGGCGACAATGCAACAAGGCGGCGTGGCCTCCACCGGCAGCGGCACGGCCGCGCTGGAGATCTCCGACCTGCAATCCTGGTACGGCGAATCGCACATCCTGCACAACGTCAACCTGTCGGTGAACAAAGGTGAAGTGGTGACGCTGCTGGGCCGCAACGGCGCCGGCCGCACCACGACGCTGCGTTCCATCATGGGACTGGTCGGCGCGCGCAAGGGCTCGATCAAGATCAACGGCAATGAAACCATCGCCATGCCGACCTACAAGATCGCGCATCAGGGTGTCGGTTATTGTCCGGAAGAGCGCGGCATCTTCTCATCGCTGTCGGCGGAAGAGAACCTGATGCTGCCGCCGTTCGTATCGAAGACAGACAAGGGCATGTCGATCGAAGAGATCTACGACATGTTCCCCAACCTCAAGGAACGCCGCAACAGCCAGGGCACGCGTTTGTCCGGCGGTGAACAGCAGATGCTGGCGGTGGCGCGCATCCTGCGCACGGGCGCCCGCCTGTTGCTGCTCGACGAGATTTCCGAAGGCCTGGCGCCGGTGATCGTGCAGGCGCTGGCGCGCATGATCCTCATGCTCAAGGCCAAGGGTTACACGATTGTGATGGTGGAACAGAACTTCCGCTTTGCCGCGCCCCTGGCTGATCGTTTCTATGTGATGGAACACGGCCAGATCGTCGAGTCGTTCGCTTCTTCGGAACTCGAGTCGAAGACGCAGAAGCTCAATGAGCTGCTGGGCGTTTGA
- a CDS encoding ABC transporter ATP-binding protein, with product MTDVILETKNLTKEFKGFTAVSKVNLQVERGHIHALIGPNGAGKTTCFNLLTKFLVPTSGQILFNGRDITMEAPAQIARQGIIRSFQISAVFPHLSVMENVRIGLQRTLGTSFHFWKSSDSLKQLNDRAMALLDEVDLTSFADTLTVDLPYGRKRALEIATTLAMEPELMLLDEPTQGMGHEDVDRVTALIKKVSAGRTILMVEHNMNVIAGICDRISVLQRGAVLAEGTYDQVSKNPQVMEAYMGTTAGALEGAH from the coding sequence ATGACAGATGTCATTCTGGAGACAAAAAACCTGACGAAGGAATTCAAGGGTTTTACAGCAGTAAGCAAAGTCAACCTGCAAGTCGAGCGCGGCCATATCCATGCGCTGATCGGCCCGAACGGCGCCGGCAAGACGACGTGCTTCAACCTGCTGACCAAATTCCTGGTGCCGACCTCGGGCCAGATCCTGTTCAACGGCCGTGACATCACGATGGAAGCGCCGGCGCAGATTGCGCGCCAGGGCATCATCCGTTCGTTCCAGATTTCCGCGGTGTTTCCCCACCTGAGCGTGATGGAGAATGTGCGCATCGGTTTGCAGCGCACGCTCGGCACCTCCTTCCATTTCTGGAAGAGCAGCGACAGCCTGAAGCAACTCAACGACCGCGCCATGGCCTTGCTCGACGAAGTCGACCTGACCAGTTTCGCCGATACGCTGACCGTCGATTTGCCGTACGGCCGCAAGCGCGCACTGGAAATCGCCACGACGCTGGCGATGGAACCCGAACTGATGCTGCTCGATGAACCGACCCAGGGCATGGGCCACGAAGACGTCGATCGCGTGACGGCGCTGATCAAGAAGGTTTCCGCCGGCCGCACCATCCTGATGGTGGAACACAACATGAACGTCATCGCCGGCATCTGCGACCGCATCAGCGTGCTGCAACGCGGCGCCGTGCTGGCCGAAGGCACGTATGACCAGGTATCGAAGAATCCGCAGGTGATGGAAGCCTACATGGGCACCACTGCCGGCGCGCTGGAAGGAGCACACTGA
- a CDS encoding GMC family oxidoreductase, producing MESAGKYDYIIVGGGTAGCVLANRLSKDRGVRVLLIEAGAKDDYLWIHIPVGYLYCINNPRTDWLYRTEADVGLNGRSLIYPRGKVLGGCSSINGMIYMRGQERDYNEWAQLTGDDSWRWDQVLPLFKKSEDHYKGADQFHGAGGEWRVEKQRLSWEILDAFRDAAAQTGIPKIDDFNRGDNEGSSYFDVNQKRGIRWNASKAFLKPAMKSGNLDIMTGSHVKRLRIEQREVNGISGPVCVGVEFTGGGSEWYAESTCETILAAGAVGSPHLLQLSGIGPVALLQQHQIPVVKELAGVGENLQDHLQIRMAFKVKGVKTLNMMAGNWYGKMMIGVQYAMFQSGPMSMAPSQLGVFAKSDPSQSSANLEYHVQPLSLEKFGDPLHPFPAFTASVCNLRPTSRGHIRLGSNDGALAPKITLNYLSTEADRKVAADSLKLTRKIVSAPALRKYQPDECKPGVEYQSEEELYKAAGEIGTTIFHPVGTCKMGRADDLHAVTDSQLRVRGVGGLRVVDASVMPTITSGNTNSPTLMIAEKAAELIRAARRGTP from the coding sequence ATGGAGTCAGCAGGTAAATACGATTACATCATCGTCGGTGGCGGCACGGCTGGTTGCGTGCTGGCCAACCGCCTGAGCAAGGATCGCGGCGTCAGGGTGCTGCTGATCGAGGCGGGCGCCAAGGATGATTACCTGTGGATCCATATTCCTGTCGGTTACCTGTATTGCATCAACAATCCGCGCACCGACTGGCTGTATCGCACCGAAGCCGATGTCGGCCTCAACGGCCGCAGCCTGATTTATCCGCGCGGTAAAGTGTTGGGCGGCTGCTCGTCGATCAACGGCATGATCTACATGCGCGGCCAGGAACGCGACTACAACGAGTGGGCGCAACTGACCGGCGACGACAGCTGGCGCTGGGATCAGGTGCTGCCGCTGTTCAAGAAGAGCGAAGACCATTACAAGGGCGCCGACCAGTTCCACGGCGCCGGCGGCGAATGGCGCGTCGAGAAGCAGCGGCTGTCGTGGGAAATCCTCGACGCCTTCCGCGATGCGGCGGCGCAAACCGGCATTCCCAAGATCGACGATTTCAATCGCGGCGACAACGAGGGCAGTTCCTATTTCGACGTCAATCAAAAACGCGGCATCCGCTGGAACGCATCGAAGGCATTTTTGAAACCGGCCATGAAAAGCGGCAACCTCGACATCATGACCGGCTCGCACGTGAAGCGCCTGCGCATTGAACAACGCGAAGTCAATGGAATAAGCGGTCCCGTGTGCGTCGGTGTGGAATTCACTGGCGGCGGCAGCGAGTGGTATGCCGAATCGACCTGCGAAACCATTCTCGCCGCCGGTGCGGTGGGTTCGCCGCATCTCCTGCAGTTGTCCGGAATCGGTCCGGTCGCCTTGCTGCAGCAACATCAGATTCCGGTGGTGAAGGAACTCGCCGGCGTCGGTGAAAATCTGCAGGATCATCTGCAGATCCGCATGGCATTCAAGGTGAAGGGCGTGAAGACGCTCAACATGATGGCCGGCAACTGGTACGGCAAGATGATGATCGGCGTGCAGTACGCGATGTTCCAGAGCGGCCCGATGTCGATGGCGCCGTCGCAGCTCGGCGTGTTCGCCAAGTCCGATCCGTCGCAAAGCAGCGCCAACCTCGAATATCACGTGCAGCCCTTGTCGCTGGAAAAATTCGGCGATCCGCTGCATCCGTTCCCGGCGTTCACCGCCAGCGTCTGCAACCTGCGTCCGACTTCGCGCGGGCATATCCGACTGGGTAGCAATGACGGTGCTTTAGCGCCAAAAATCACGCTCAATTATCTGAGCACGGAAGCCGATCGCAAGGTTGCCGCCGACTCGCTCAAACTGACCCGAAAAATCGTCTCCGCGCCGGCGTTGCGAAAGTACCAACCCGATGAATGCAAGCCCGGTGTGGAATACCAGTCTGAGGAAGAGTTATACAAGGCCGCCGGCGAAATCGGCACGACGATTTTCCATCCGGTCGGCACCTGCAAGATGGGTCGCGCCGACGACTTGCACGCCGTGACGGACAGTCAGCTGCGCGTGCGCGGCGTAGGCGGGCTGCGGGTTGTAGACGCGTCCGTGATGCCCACCATCACCTCCGGCAACACCAACTCTCCGACCCTGATGATTGCCGAAAAGGCAGCAGAATTGATCCGCGCAGCACGGCGCGGAACACCCTGA
- a CDS encoding CoA-acylating methylmalonate-semialdehyde dehydrogenase yields the protein MTAAPSTIQHYINGRIAPSESGRRQDVFNPATGEVSGQVVLASTAEVNAAVASASAAAPGWAETAPLKRARVLFKFKELIEQHHDDLAAAITREHGKVFSDAKGEVTRGLEIVEFACGVPQLLKTQFTDNIGGGIDNWNLRQPLGVTAGITPFNFPVMVPLWMAPMAIATGNSFILKPSERDPTPSLMLADLFKRAGLPDGVFNVVQGDKVAVDALLQHPEVQAISFVGSTPIAEYIYSEATKRAGTFPLRAQALGGAKNHLVVMPDANLEQAVDALIGAAYGSAGERCMAISVAVAVGSVADKLVEALIPRVKALKIKNGMEADAEMGPLVTAAHKAKVEGYIDDGVNAGAKLLVDGRGIKVPGHENGFYVGGTLFDHVTPDMKIYKEEIFGPVLCVVRVPDFAEAVRLINAHEYGNGVSLFTADGNTAHEFSRRIQVGMVGINVPIPVPMAWHSFGGWKRSLFGDTHAYGEEGIKFYTRYKSIMQRWSATIGKGAEFTMPVAK from the coding sequence ATGACTGCCGCACCATCCACGATTCAGCATTACATCAATGGCCGCATCGCGCCGTCCGAAAGCGGACGCCGGCAGGACGTATTCAACCCGGCGACCGGCGAAGTCTCCGGCCAGGTCGTATTGGCCTCGACAGCGGAAGTCAATGCGGCGGTCGCTTCCGCCAGCGCCGCTGCGCCTGGCTGGGCCGAGACCGCGCCGTTGAAGCGCGCCCGCGTGCTGTTCAAGTTCAAGGAGCTGATCGAGCAGCATCACGACGATCTGGCTGCCGCGATCACGCGTGAACACGGCAAGGTGTTTTCCGATGCCAAGGGCGAAGTTACGCGCGGCCTGGAAATCGTCGAGTTCGCTTGCGGCGTGCCGCAATTGCTGAAGACCCAGTTCACCGACAACATTGGCGGCGGCATCGACAACTGGAATCTGCGCCAGCCGCTGGGCGTCACCGCCGGCATCACGCCGTTCAATTTCCCCGTCATGGTGCCGCTGTGGATGGCGCCGATGGCGATCGCTACCGGCAACAGCTTCATCCTCAAGCCGTCCGAGCGCGATCCGACGCCGTCGCTGATGCTGGCCGACCTGTTCAAGCGCGCCGGTTTGCCGGATGGCGTGTTCAATGTGGTCCAGGGCGACAAGGTGGCGGTCGATGCGCTGCTGCAGCATCCGGAGGTGCAGGCGATTTCCTTCGTCGGCTCGACGCCGATTGCGGAATACATTTACAGCGAGGCGACCAAGCGCGCCGGCACTTTCCCGTTGCGTGCGCAAGCGCTGGGCGGCGCCAAGAATCACCTGGTGGTGATGCCCGACGCCAACCTGGAGCAGGCGGTCGATGCGCTGATCGGTGCGGCCTACGGTTCGGCCGGCGAACGCTGCATGGCGATTTCGGTGGCGGTGGCAGTCGGCAGCGTGGCCGACAAGCTGGTAGAAGCGCTGATTCCGCGCGTGAAAGCCCTGAAGATCAAGAACGGCATGGAAGCCGACGCCGAAATGGGCCCGCTGGTCACTGCGGCGCACAAGGCTAAGGTGGAAGGCTACATCGACGACGGCGTCAACGCCGGCGCCAAGCTGCTGGTCGACGGCCGCGGCATCAAGGTGCCGGGTCATGAAAACGGCTTCTACGTCGGCGGCACCTTGTTCGACCACGTCACGCCGGACATGAAGATCTACAAGGAAGAAATTTTCGGACCGGTGCTGTGCGTGGTGCGCGTGCCCGATTTCGCCGAAGCGGTGCGGCTGATCAATGCACATGAGTACGGCAACGGCGTGTCGCTGTTCACCGCCGACGGCAACACGGCGCATGAGTTCTCGCGCCGCATCCAGGTCGGCATGGTCGGCATCAACGTGCCGATTCCGGTGCCGATGGCCTGGCATTCGTTCGGCGGCTGGAAGCGTTCGCTGTTCGGCGATACGCATGCTTATGGCGAAGAGGGCATCAAGTTCTATACGCGATATAAGTCCATTATGCAGCGCTGGTCGGCTACTATCGGCAAGGGCGCGGAATTTACGATGCCGGTGGCGAAATAA
- a CDS encoding LysR family transcriptional regulator — MDFTQLRAFIAVAEEGNLTRAADRLHVTQPAVSLQIKLLQERLKLQLFVRTSAGMRLTNEGSKLLPVAERVLNTLQEFHQHADALHTSAGTLSGTLSLGTILDPEFIRLGAFLKLLVERYPQLSTRLQHHMSGSVLQLVKNGELDVGFFLGTPGKGFHSLTLTPFTYNVIAPAGWKNRVAGKGWKELAQLPWIWTPPESAHHRLLNRVFTQYKLTPNTVALVDQESSMLDLVKSGVGLSLARESIALSQSHAHGLVIADAVDLSTELSFIALEKRRNEPAISAVFALLQNVWS; from the coding sequence ATGGATTTCACGCAGTTACGCGCTTTTATCGCCGTCGCCGAGGAAGGTAACCTGACGCGCGCCGCCGACCGGCTCCACGTCACCCAGCCGGCCGTCAGCCTCCAGATCAAACTCCTGCAAGAACGGCTCAAGCTGCAATTGTTCGTGCGCACCAGCGCCGGCATGCGGCTGACCAACGAAGGCAGCAAGCTGTTGCCGGTCGCGGAACGCGTACTCAACACCCTGCAGGAATTCCACCAGCACGCCGATGCCCTCCACACCAGCGCCGGCACCCTGAGCGGCACCTTATCGCTGGGAACCATCCTCGATCCCGAATTCATCCGTCTTGGCGCCTTCCTCAAGCTGCTGGTCGAACGTTATCCCCAACTGTCCACACGTCTTCAACATCATATGTCCGGTTCGGTGCTGCAATTGGTGAAAAACGGCGAACTCGACGTCGGCTTCTTCCTGGGAACGCCCGGCAAGGGCTTCCACAGCCTCACCCTGACGCCGTTCACCTACAACGTCATCGCCCCCGCCGGTTGGAAGAACCGCGTCGCTGGCAAGGGCTGGAAGGAGCTGGCACAGCTTCCCTGGATCTGGACCCCACCGGAGTCCGCGCATCACCGTCTGCTAAACCGGGTTTTCACGCAATACAAGCTGACGCCCAATACCGTCGCGCTGGTCGATCAGGAATCCTCCATGCTGGATCTGGTGAAATCCGGTGTCGGCCTGTCGCTGGCGCGCGAGTCGATTGCGCTGAGCCAGTCCCATGCACACGGGCTGGTGATCGCGGATGCGGTGGATCTTTCTACCGAACTGTCTTTCATTGCGCTGGAGAAACGCAGGAATGAACCAGCCATCAGCGCGGTGTTTGCCTTGTTGCAGAACGTCTGGAGCTGA
- a CDS encoding 2Fe-2S iron-sulfur cluster-binding protein, with protein sequence MDEPIPKHAYKVSLLPSGLEFEAGAESSLLQAALRAQIRLPSSCRNGTCRTCLCMLKSGEISYQIDWPGLTREEKAEGYLLPCVAVAESDLVIDAPDALSLK encoded by the coding sequence ATGGATGAACCAATACCCAAACATGCCTACAAGGTCTCCTTGCTGCCTTCAGGATTGGAATTTGAAGCCGGTGCGGAAAGTTCTTTGCTTCAGGCGGCTTTGCGAGCGCAAATACGTTTGCCCAGTTCTTGCCGAAATGGGACATGCCGCACTTGCCTGTGCATGTTGAAAAGCGGGGAAATCAGTTACCAGATCGACTGGCCCGGTCTGACCAGGGAAGAAAAAGCCGAAGGCTATTTGTTGCCCTGCGTGGCGGTTGCCGAATCGGACTTGGTCATTGATGCACCGGATGCTCTTTCCCTGAAATGA
- a CDS encoding AsmA family protein: MPRTSKIIGFSLAGVIALIVLLVILIITFDWNRARPWINQRVSDATGRHFAIQGDLVVKWRAPDSPQTSWARWIPWPHVSANDIVLGNPDWAPANSNMATVKQLNVTLNPWPLLQHKIVLPDLEAQDPYLQLLRRKDAVNNWTFKSDDSPSTWQFRPEKIVIRKGVVELDDAIQKARARAEIDTLDPDKEKIYGIGWSVKGSFNKADINGEGKAGGVLSLQDESKPYPLEADVRVGKTRIAVKGTLTKPQELAALDLQLNLSGDSMAHLFPLTGVLLPETPPFSTSGHLIGKLNTVGQKNGSTWTYEKFKGQVGSSDIGGTLEYQSKEPRPLLQGEVVSNLLRFEDLGPLIGADSNASKEKRGAEERQPADKVLPVKEFQTEAWGAIDADVKLTAHRVVKEKDLPVNNIQADLHLKDKVLSLTPLNFGIAGGNLTSNMRLDGREPKMKSDVKLSARRIKIQQLFPNLNAAQTSFGEINGDAALTATGNSVAAMLGSSNGELKTLINHGAISKLLLEEMGLNIGNVVVSKLFGDKQVKLNCMAGDFTVTNGLAQARTFTLDTEDAIITITGDVNLAQEQLNLTINPRSKGLRIISLRSPLYVTGPFKDPNVGVDKGVLALKTGGAIALGVLAPVAAILPLINISGEQQTDCANLLQEVQKKPTAPPPGKTRPEAARR, from the coding sequence ATGCCACGGACATCAAAAATAATCGGATTCAGTCTGGCCGGCGTCATTGCGCTGATCGTGTTGCTGGTCATTCTGATCATCACCTTCGACTGGAATCGCGCGCGGCCGTGGATCAACCAGCGCGTCAGCGACGCCACCGGACGCCACTTCGCTATCCAGGGCGATCTCGTCGTCAAATGGCGGGCACCTGATTCTCCGCAGACCAGCTGGGCCAGATGGATCCCGTGGCCGCATGTGAGCGCCAACGACATCGTGCTCGGCAATCCCGATTGGGCGCCGGCCAACTCCAACATGGCGACGGTCAAACAACTCAACGTCACGCTCAATCCGTGGCCGCTGCTGCAGCACAAGATCGTGCTGCCCGATCTCGAAGCGCAGGATCCTTACCTGCAATTGCTGCGCAGGAAAGACGCCGTCAACAACTGGACGTTCAAGTCCGACGACAGTCCGTCGACCTGGCAATTCCGTCCTGAAAAAATCGTCATCCGCAAAGGCGTGGTTGAGCTCGACGACGCGATTCAAAAAGCACGCGCGCGCGCTGAAATCGATACGCTCGATCCCGACAAGGAAAAAATCTACGGCATCGGCTGGAGTGTGAAGGGCTCGTTCAACAAGGCCGACATCAACGGCGAAGGCAAGGCCGGCGGCGTGTTGTCGCTGCAGGATGAAAGCAAACCGTATCCGCTCGAAGCCGATGTGCGCGTCGGCAAGACGCGCATCGCCGTCAAGGGCACGCTGACCAAGCCGCAGGAGTTGGCCGCGCTAGACCTGCAGCTGAACCTGTCGGGCGACAGCATGGCGCATCTGTTTCCGCTGACCGGCGTGCTGCTGCCGGAAACGCCGCCATTTTCCACCTCCGGCCATCTGATCGGCAAACTCAATACGGTGGGTCAGAAGAACGGCAGCACTTGGACCTATGAAAAATTCAAGGGCCAGGTCGGTTCCAGCGACATCGGCGGTACGCTCGAATATCAATCGAAAGAACCGCGTCCCCTGCTGCAGGGTGAAGTGGTATCGAACCTGCTGCGCTTTGAAGACCTGGGCCCGCTGATCGGCGCCGACTCCAACGCCAGCAAGGAAAAGCGCGGTGCGGAAGAGCGCCAGCCGGCCGACAAGGTGTTGCCGGTCAAGGAATTCCAGACCGAAGCCTGGGGTGCGATCGACGCCGACGTCAAGCTGACTGCACATCGCGTGGTCAAGGAAAAGGATCTGCCGGTCAACAACATTCAGGCCGATCTGCACCTGAAGGACAAAGTCTTGTCGCTGACGCCGCTGAACTTCGGCATCGCCGGCGGCAACCTGACGTCGAACATGCGGCTGGACGGCCGCGAGCCGAAGATGAAATCCGACGTCAAACTGTCGGCGCGACGCATCAAGATCCAGCAGTTGTTCCCTAATCTCAATGCGGCCCAGACCAGTTTCGGTGAGATCAACGGCGACGCGGCGTTGACGGCGACCGGCAATTCGGTGGCGGCAATGCTGGGTTCCTCCAACGGCGAACTGAAGACGCTGATCAATCACGGCGCCATCAGCAAGCTGCTGCTGGAAGAGATGGGTCTCAACATCGGCAACGTGGTGGTGTCCAAGCTGTTCGGCGACAAGCAGGTCAAGCTCAATTGCATGGCCGGTGATTTCACCGTGACCAACGGCCTGGCGCAGGCGCGCACGTTCACGCTGGATACCGAGGACGCAATCATCACCATCACCGGCGACGTCAACCTGGCGCAGGAACAGCTGAACCTGACCATCAATCCGCGCAGCAAGGGCTTGCGCATCATTTCGCTGCGCTCACCCCTGTATGTGACCGGTCCGTTCAAGGATCCGAACGTCGGCGTCGACAAGGGCGTGCTGGCGCTGAAGACCGGAGGCGCAATCGCTCTGGGTGTGCTGGCGCCGGTGGCGGCGATCCTCCCGCTGATCAATATCAGCGGTGAACAACAAACGGATTGCGCCAATCTTTTGCAAGAAGTGCAAAAAAAACCGACTGCGCCTCCACCCGGCAAAACCAGGCCAGAGGCGGCCAGGCGGTAG
- a CDS encoding LysR family transcriptional regulator: MSFLTLDLNLLRVFDAVMTEQNLTRAANLLAMTQPAVSNALRRLRDTLNDELVIRTAHGVKPTPRAEELWPTVRRALSELEAVITPETFDVTRAQNTFRMAMVDATAALWLPSLVRTIMRDAPRLKIRMMPLTTRDPRAMLLRGDVDLAVGFFPGVTAQLADGQGTVKTQISHERLYTGQYVCVMHKNHPLADKELTLDNYCAADHLLVSLSGKPHAVIDDVLAGMGRERKILLTVNQFFTAGRIVASSELITVLPRHLIAATGMTEVLVVKELPFKTPEEHVDMLWHERDARNPAHKWLRAHLVATTHDEFGRINMKR; this comes from the coding sequence ATGAGCTTCCTTACTCTTGACCTTAACCTGTTGCGCGTCTTTGACGCGGTGATGACGGAGCAGAACCTGACGCGCGCGGCCAATCTGCTGGCGATGACCCAGCCGGCCGTGTCAAACGCGTTGCGCCGGCTGCGCGACACGCTCAACGATGAACTCGTGATACGCACCGCGCACGGCGTCAAGCCGACGCCGCGCGCCGAAGAGTTGTGGCCGACCGTGCGCCGCGCGCTGTCGGAACTGGAAGCGGTGATCACGCCTGAGACCTTCGACGTGACGCGCGCACAAAACACCTTCCGCATGGCGATGGTCGATGCGACTGCGGCGCTGTGGCTGCCATCGCTGGTGCGCACCATCATGCGCGATGCGCCGCGCCTGAAAATCCGCATGATGCCGCTGACCACGCGCGATCCGCGCGCCATGCTGCTGCGCGGCGACGTCGATCTGGCAGTGGGATTTTTCCCGGGCGTGACGGCGCAGCTGGCCGACGGCCAGGGCACGGTCAAGACGCAGATCAGCCACGAACGTTTGTACACCGGCCAATATGTGTGCGTGATGCACAAGAACCATCCGCTGGCCGACAAGGAACTGACGCTCGACAATTATTGCGCCGCCGACCACTTGCTGGTCAGTCTGTCAGGCAAACCCCATGCCGTGATTGACGATGTCCTCGCCGGCATGGGACGCGAACGTAAGATTCTGCTGACGGTGAACCAGTTCTTCACTGCCGGTCGCATCGTCGCCAGTTCGGAGCTGATTACGGTGTTGCCGCGCCATCTGATTGCCGCCACCGGCATGACGGAAGTCCTTGTGGTGAAAGAGCTTCCGTTCAAGACGCCGGAAGAACATGTGGACATGCTGTGGCACGAACGGGACGCGAGAAATCCGGCTCACAAATGGCTGCGCGCGCATTTAGTTGCAACAACTCATGACGAATTCGGTCGTATCAACATGAAGCGCTGA